Proteins encoded by one window of Candidatus Curtissbacteria bacterium:
- a CDS encoding Mur ligase family protein, whose product MLKANVYGEIKNWKKPLHKIRANSAKAYLNLLPNIQIIGITGSVGKTLTQNAIDAVLSQKFKTRKGNDNLDPTFRIPKTLLEAKPWDQKLILEYGVEHPLDMDYYLKIVKPDIAVVLSVSPTHTKYFGGQEGVYNEKVKLVKALSKSDVAILNADDPNVARMANETNAKVKWFGENAKDSVKISHYTQSLQGAKFRLHFQGQKATVSWKILGKHQLTSAYAAAAVGIQTGVTLKQIAKGLSQAKPPEHRLNSVFTKGVKIIDDTYNSSPLAAGKSIETLVEVAKGKPKIAVLGEMKDLGTISKSAHEELGRQIAKTTINYLFTIGKVADEIGVAAKAAGFGGKIISVQTTKEAIEKIKEVTTPRTVILVKGSRHAHLERIVKGLLRQSTKINCYHCGTLS is encoded by the coding sequence ATGTTAAAAGCAAACGTTTACGGTGAAATTAAAAATTGGAAAAAGCCTCTACACAAAATCAGGGCTAATTCCGCCAAGGCATACCTAAACCTACTTCCGAACATACAGATAATCGGAATCACGGGCAGCGTGGGTAAAACGCTCACCCAAAACGCCATAGACGCAGTCCTTTCCCAAAAATTTAAAACCCGAAAAGGCAACGACAACCTAGACCCTACATTTAGAATTCCCAAGACTCTCTTAGAGGCCAAGCCTTGGGATCAAAAGTTAATTCTTGAATATGGAGTCGAGCATCCACTCGACATGGACTATTACCTAAAAATAGTAAAACCCGATATTGCAGTTGTTCTTTCTGTTTCTCCAACTCACACTAAATACTTTGGTGGACAAGAAGGAGTCTATAACGAGAAAGTTAAACTCGTTAAAGCCTTAAGCAAAAGTGACGTCGCAATTCTTAACGCAGACGACCCAAACGTTGCCAGGATGGCAAACGAAACAAACGCGAAAGTTAAGTGGTTTGGTGAAAACGCAAAAGATTCCGTTAAAATCTCCCATTACACTCAAAGCCTACAAGGCGCGAAATTCAGGCTTCATTTTCAAGGACAAAAAGCAACAGTGTCTTGGAAGATTCTGGGTAAACACCAACTTACATCAGCCTACGCCGCAGCCGCGGTCGGAATCCAAACTGGTGTAACCTTAAAACAAATCGCAAAAGGACTTTCGCAAGCAAAACCCCCGGAACATCGTCTCAATTCAGTTTTTACTAAAGGGGTAAAAATAATAGACGACACGTATAACTCCTCGCCTCTTGCTGCTGGCAAGTCCATCGAAACATTAGTCGAGGTCGCAAAGGGTAAACCCAAAATTGCCGTCCTCGGAGAAATGAAAGATCTTGGCACAATTAGTAAAAGCGCGCACGAAGAGTTAGGCAGACAAATTGCAAAAACGACGATTAACTATTTATTTACAATCGGCAAAGTCGCGGACGAAATTGGGGTAGCAGCAAAAGCAGCCGGATTTGGCGGTAAGATCATTAGCGTCCAAACCACCAAAGAAGCGATCGAAAAAATCAAGGAAGTTACAACTCCAAGAACCGTGATCCTCGTCAAGGGTTCCCGCCACGCCCATTTAGAACGAATCGTAAAAGGCCTATTGCGTCAGTCCACAAAAATTAACTGTTACCACTGCGGAACTCTAAGCTAG
- a CDS encoding phospho-N-acetylmuramoyl-pentapeptide-transferase codes for MAQILALILISFFAISILLVPFINLLYRIKFQRQDQKTRDMFEARTPIFDKLHRHKAGTPMGGGALIILVVTALYLLVVSSIEFFGIERTSLYPYEKEVTVLLFTFISFGLIGLYDDIRKTFGFERSKFWGLRFRHKILLQGILALAVSILLYGYLGIDILNVTFFGILDLGVLYVPFAAFTIVAFTNAVNISDGLDGLASGLLLISLIAFLIMSASIVDTTLSTFLGLWIGALIAFLYFNVWPARIWLGDVGASSFGATLAVIGLLMGKPLALGIIGGIFVVEATSSLLQLLSKKYRGKKLFDVAPIHLWLQNKGWEEPKIVFRFWLAQTILAVFGLWLAFF; via the coding sequence ATGGCGCAAATACTTGCTTTAATTCTAATTTCCTTTTTCGCAATCAGCATTCTTCTTGTTCCGTTCATCAACCTTCTTTACAGAATTAAATTTCAGCGTCAAGACCAAAAGACGAGAGACATGTTTGAAGCACGAACTCCAATTTTCGACAAACTCCACAGGCACAAAGCTGGTACCCCAATGGGGGGTGGTGCCCTCATCATTCTGGTCGTCACTGCCCTCTATTTATTAGTCGTCTCGTCTATCGAGTTTTTTGGCATAGAGCGCACCTCTCTTTATCCTTACGAAAAAGAAGTAACAGTTCTGCTTTTTACTTTTATTTCTTTCGGCCTCATTGGTCTTTACGACGATATAAGAAAAACGTTCGGTTTTGAAAGGTCCAAGTTTTGGGGCTTGAGATTTCGCCACAAGATTCTACTTCAAGGAATTTTGGCGCTTGCTGTTTCTATCCTGCTTTACGGCTATCTAGGTATTGATATTTTAAACGTCACCTTTTTTGGCATCTTAGATCTTGGTGTTTTGTATGTGCCTTTTGCCGCTTTCACAATAGTCGCCTTTACAAACGCCGTTAATATTTCAGACGGCTTAGATGGTCTTGCCTCGGGATTGCTTCTAATTAGCTTAATCGCTTTTTTGATCATGTCCGCATCCATTGTCGACACGACACTTTCCACTTTTTTGGGTCTTTGGATTGGCGCATTGATCGCGTTTTTGTACTTCAATGTTTGGCCCGCCAGAATCTGGCTCGGCGATGTTGGCGCATCTTCTTTTGGAGCAACGCTTGCCGTTATTGGCCTTTTGATGGGCAAACCCCTCGCTCTTGGTATTATTGGCGGGATATTTGTCGTCGAAGCTACTTCCTCACTCCTGCAACTTCTTTCTAAAAAATATAGAGGCAAGAAACTATTCGACGTTGCCCCCATTCATTTGTGGCTTCAGAATAAAGGGTGGGAAGAACCTAAAATTGTGTTCAGGTTTTGGCTTGCTCAAACGATACTCGCGGTTTTTGGCCTTTGGCTCGCTTTCTTCTAA